A window of the Streptomyces sp. NBC_01351 genome harbors these coding sequences:
- the rfbB gene encoding dTDP-glucose 4,6-dehydratase has translation MRILVTGGAGFIGSQFVRSLLSADPAAKITVFDKLTYSGVEENLAPVAGHSGYSFVRGDICDVDAVDQVMPGHDAVVHFAAESHVDRSIAGAGPFVMTNVVGTQVLLDAARKHGVGRFVHVSTDEVYGSITEGSWTEEWPLAPNSPYSASKASSDLLALAYHRTHGMDVVVTRCSNNYGPYQFPEKVIPLFVSNLMDGKHVPLYGDGGNVRDWLHVSDHCRGIELALLKGRAGEVYNIGGGTELTNKELTGVLLEAAGVGWEMVDRVEDRKGHDLRYSIDISKISEELGYAPQVTFEDGIKSTIAWYRENRAWWEPLKVKAAQQS, from the coding sequence ATGCGCATTCTCGTGACCGGTGGCGCCGGTTTCATCGGCTCGCAGTTCGTCCGCTCTCTCCTGTCCGCGGACCCTGCCGCCAAGATCACGGTATTCGACAAGCTGACCTACTCGGGCGTCGAGGAGAACCTCGCCCCCGTCGCAGGTCACTCCGGCTACAGCTTCGTCCGCGGGGACATCTGCGACGTCGACGCCGTCGACCAGGTGATGCCCGGCCACGACGCGGTGGTGCACTTCGCCGCCGAGTCCCACGTGGACCGCTCCATCGCCGGCGCGGGCCCCTTCGTCATGACCAACGTGGTCGGCACGCAGGTGCTGCTGGACGCCGCCCGCAAGCACGGCGTCGGCCGCTTCGTGCACGTCTCCACCGACGAGGTGTACGGCTCGATCACCGAGGGCTCCTGGACCGAGGAGTGGCCGCTCGCGCCGAACTCCCCGTACTCCGCCTCGAAGGCCTCCTCCGACCTGCTGGCGCTGGCCTACCACCGCACGCACGGCATGGACGTCGTGGTGACGCGCTGCTCGAACAACTACGGGCCGTACCAGTTCCCCGAGAAGGTCATCCCGCTGTTCGTCTCCAACCTGATGGACGGCAAGCACGTCCCGCTCTACGGCGACGGCGGCAACGTCCGTGACTGGCTGCACGTCTCCGACCACTGCCGCGGCATCGAGCTGGCGCTGCTCAAGGGCCGCGCCGGCGAGGTCTACAACATCGGCGGCGGCACCGAGCTCACCAACAAGGAACTCACCGGCGTCCTGCTGGAAGCCGCGGGCGTCGGCTGGGAGATGGTCGACCGGGTCGAGGACCGCAAGGGCCACGACCTGCGCTACTCCATCGACATCAGCAAGATCAGCGAAGAGCTCGGTTACGCGCCGCAGGTCACCTTCGAGGACGGCATCAAGTCCACGATCGCCTGGTACCGCGAGAACCGCGCATGGTGGGAGCCGCTCAAGGTGAAGGCCGCCCAGCAGTCGTGA
- the rfbA gene encoding glucose-1-phosphate thymidylyltransferase RfbA, whose product MRGILLAGGTGSRLWPLTRAVSKQLLPVFDKPMIYYPLSTLVMAGIREILIITTPQDQEQFQRLLGDGSQFGLDLQYTVQERPEGIAQAFVLGADFIGDEPVALILGDNIFHGSGLGTRLAERTDPKGGIVFAYPVADATAYGVVEFDADGKVISIEEKPEKPKSRYAVPGLYFYDNRVVEIARTITPSARGELEITAVNDAYLQSGDLEVTVLDRGTAWLDTGTFVSMVQASEFVRVIEERQGFKIGCIEEAAWRAGFVSDEQLRELAEPLRKSGYGDYLVDLLDEETGR is encoded by the coding sequence ATGCGTGGAATTCTCCTGGCGGGCGGTACCGGCTCCCGGCTCTGGCCCCTGACACGAGCCGTGTCGAAGCAGCTCCTGCCCGTTTTCGACAAGCCGATGATCTATTACCCGCTTTCCACGCTGGTCATGGCGGGGATTCGCGAGATCCTGATCATCACGACCCCCCAGGACCAGGAGCAGTTCCAGCGGCTCCTCGGCGACGGATCACAGTTCGGCCTCGACCTGCAGTACACGGTCCAGGAGCGCCCCGAGGGCATCGCGCAGGCCTTCGTGCTCGGCGCGGACTTCATCGGGGACGAGCCGGTCGCGCTGATCCTCGGCGACAACATCTTCCACGGCAGCGGCCTCGGCACGCGCCTGGCCGAGCGCACCGACCCCAAGGGCGGCATCGTCTTCGCCTACCCCGTCGCGGACGCGACCGCGTACGGCGTGGTCGAGTTCGACGCGGACGGCAAGGTCATCTCCATCGAGGAGAAGCCCGAGAAGCCGAAGTCCCGCTACGCGGTGCCCGGCCTGTACTTCTACGACAACCGCGTCGTGGAGATCGCCCGCACGATCACCCCGAGCGCCCGCGGCGAGCTGGAGATAACCGCCGTCAACGACGCCTACCTGCAGAGCGGTGACCTGGAGGTCACCGTCCTCGACCGCGGTACGGCCTGGCTGGACACCGGCACCTTCGTCTCCATGGTCCAGGCCTCCGAGTTCGTGCGCGTCATCGAGGAACGCCAGGGCTTCAAGATCGGCTGCATCGAGGAGGCGGCCTGGCGGGCCGGCTTCGTCTCCGACGAGCAGCTGCGCGAGCTGGCCGAGCCGCTGCGCAAGAGCGGCTACGGCGACTACCTGGTGGACCTGCTCGACGAGGAGACCGGCCGATGA
- a CDS encoding dTDP-4-dehydrorhamnose 3,5-epimerase family protein has translation MKIRELSIEGAWEITPVQHGDPRGLFMEWYRFDHLAEAVGHPLRLAQGNLSVSAKDVVRGIHFADVPPGQAKYVTCVRGAVLDVIVDLRVGSPTFGRYEFVRLDDVDRRAVYISEGLGHGFCALTDDATLSYICSETFNPTAEHSVHPLDPDLAIDWPAGAAAQLSARDAAAPSLAEAIESGLLPDYEECLSYRRSLRDGG, from the coding sequence ATGAAGATCCGCGAGCTCTCCATCGAGGGCGCCTGGGAGATCACCCCGGTACAGCACGGCGACCCGCGCGGGCTGTTCATGGAGTGGTACCGCTTCGACCACCTCGCCGAGGCCGTCGGCCACCCGCTGCGCCTCGCCCAGGGCAACCTCTCCGTGTCGGCGAAGGACGTCGTGCGCGGCATCCACTTCGCCGACGTCCCGCCCGGCCAGGCCAAGTACGTCACCTGTGTGCGCGGGGCCGTCCTCGACGTGATCGTGGACCTGCGTGTGGGATCGCCCACGTTCGGCCGGTACGAGTTCGTCCGCCTCGACGACGTGGACCGCCGCGCGGTCTACATCTCGGAGGGCCTGGGCCACGGCTTCTGCGCGCTGACGGACGACGCGACGCTCTCCTACATCTGCTCGGAGACGTTCAACCCCACCGCGGAGCACTCGGTCCACCCGCTCGACCCCGACCTCGCGATCGACTGGCCGGCCGGCGCCGCCGCCCAGCTGTCGGCGCGGGACGCGGCCGCGCCCTCGCTCGCCGAGGCGATCGAGTCCGGCCTGCTGCCGGACTACGAGGAGTGCCTGAGCTACCGCCGGTCGCTGCGCGACGGCGGCTGA
- a CDS encoding glycosyltransferase family 2 protein, producing MTTLDIMLPYYGDVALMQAAVRSILAQSDPNWRLTVVDDGQEPSVPGWFAELDDPRVSYQRNEQNLGVTGNYRKCLGLVREEHFVMMGTDDIMLPEYVATVRAAIAKHPGIGMVQPGVQVIDGAGKPAEGLVDQAKKRVYAPRVNGELLMGGEPLATSLLRGCWVYFPSICWRTEAVRKAGFRDGLEVTQDLALEIDLIQAGEQMLISETLCFQYRRHAVSISSQQAFTGRRFQEANRFFVEVADRLDAQGWTKAAKASRLHLSSRIHAATMLPGALKNRQADGARTLLRHVAGADIR from the coding sequence ATGACCACTCTCGACATCATGCTGCCCTACTACGGCGACGTGGCCCTGATGCAGGCCGCGGTGCGCAGCATCCTGGCCCAGAGCGACCCGAACTGGCGGCTGACGGTGGTGGACGACGGCCAGGAGCCCTCCGTCCCCGGCTGGTTCGCGGAGCTCGACGACCCGCGCGTCTCGTACCAGCGCAACGAGCAGAACCTGGGCGTCACCGGCAACTACCGCAAGTGCCTGGGCCTGGTCCGCGAAGAGCACTTCGTGATGATGGGCACCGACGACATCATGCTGCCCGAGTACGTGGCCACGGTGCGGGCCGCGATAGCCAAGCACCCGGGGATAGGCATGGTGCAGCCCGGCGTCCAGGTCATCGACGGCGCGGGCAAGCCCGCCGAGGGCCTGGTCGACCAGGCCAAGAAGCGGGTGTACGCGCCCCGCGTCAACGGCGAGCTGCTGATGGGCGGCGAACCGCTCGCGACCAGCCTGCTGCGCGGGTGCTGGGTGTACTTCCCCTCCATCTGCTGGCGCACCGAAGCCGTCCGCAAGGCGGGCTTCCGGGACGGCCTGGAGGTCACCCAGGACCTCGCCCTGGAGATCGACCTGATCCAGGCCGGCGAGCAGATGCTGATCTCCGAGACCCTGTGCTTCCAGTACCGCCGGCACGCGGTCAGCATCTCCTCCCAGCAGGCCTTCACCGGCCGCCGCTTCCAGGAGGCCAACCGCTTCTTCGTGGAGGTCGCGGACCGGCTGGACGCGCAGGGCTGGACGAAGGCCGCCAAGGCCTCCCGGCTGCACCTGTCCTCCCGGATCCACGCCGCGACGATGCTGCCCGGCGCGCTGAAGAACCGGCAGGCCGACGGCGCCCGCACCCTCCTGCGGCACGTAGCCGGCGCCGACATCCGCTAG
- a CDS encoding NAD-dependent epimerase/dehydratase family protein gives MSVTSSPLPRVAVLGATGFIGRALCATLDERGHGLLAIARKTPSSPLPGAFAAFDLTVDPPAVLADLLTEHRIDVVVNAAGGMWGLTDEQMIPANLGMVSRLLETLELMPQPPRLVQIGTVHEYGTFPIGVTYTEDSPARPETAYGQLKLEATELIADTIRTKGLDAVVLRLGNVIGAGQPSHSLLGVMAGKLVEGQAAGGAELSLMPLTAQREFLHLQDGIDAMVAALAPAGPCPPVLNLGLGRATSARELVELLIEESGVPTRVTEVPAPAGTGPETEWHQLDISATEKALGWKPVRSLRDAVAELWQHADAANARA, from the coding sequence ATGTCTGTCACCAGCTCTCCCCTGCCCCGCGTGGCCGTCCTCGGAGCGACCGGCTTCATAGGCCGGGCGCTGTGCGCCACGCTCGACGAGCGCGGCCACGGGCTGCTCGCCATCGCCCGCAAGACGCCGTCCTCCCCGCTGCCCGGCGCGTTCGCCGCATTCGACCTCACCGTCGACCCGCCGGCCGTGCTGGCCGACCTCCTGACGGAGCACCGGATCGACGTCGTCGTCAACGCGGCCGGTGGCATGTGGGGCCTGACGGACGAGCAGATGATCCCCGCCAACCTCGGCATGGTCTCCCGCCTGCTGGAGACGCTGGAACTCATGCCGCAGCCGCCGCGGCTGGTGCAGATCGGCACCGTCCACGAGTACGGCACCTTCCCCATCGGCGTGACGTACACCGAGGACTCCCCCGCGCGTCCCGAGACGGCCTACGGGCAGCTGAAGCTCGAAGCCACCGAGCTGATCGCCGACACCATCCGCACCAAGGGCCTCGACGCCGTCGTCCTGCGCCTGGGCAACGTCATCGGCGCGGGCCAGCCCTCGCACAGCCTGCTCGGCGTCATGGCCGGCAAGCTCGTCGAGGGCCAGGCCGCCGGCGGCGCGGAGCTGTCGCTGATGCCGCTCACCGCGCAGCGCGAGTTCCTCCACCTGCAGGACGGGATCGACGCGATGGTCGCCGCCCTCGCCCCGGCCGGCCCGTGCCCGCCCGTCCTCAACCTGGGCCTCGGCCGGGCGACTTCGGCCCGGGAGCTGGTCGAGCTGCTGATCGAGGAGAGCGGCGTGCCGACGCGCGTCACGGAGGTGCCCGCACCGGCCGGCACCGGCCCGGAGACCGAGTGGCACCAGCTCGACATCAGCGCCACCGAGAAGGCGCTGGGCTGGAAGCCGGTCCGCAGCCTGCGCGACGCCGTCGCCGAGCTGTGGCAGCACGCCGACGCGGCCAACGCCCGAGCCTGA
- a CDS encoding DUF3027 domain-containing protein produces the protein MSAATTRSRTPRTPRIPAPDRLCVEAVELARASAEEAAFPGVVGEHVSAVAEGDRVVTHFFECKEPGYRGWRWAVTVTRASRAKNVTLDETVLLPGDDALLAPEWVPWSERLRPGDMGPGDLLPTDAEDLRLEQGWSGEDAPPPNSVVSTEMAELVEAEDADVTDRTVVPVRGSITSVAEELGMRRARVLSRYGLHSAADRWDESFGAKTPMAQAAPASCVSCGFLVAIGGSLGQAFGVCANEFSPADGRLVSLSYGCGGHSEAAVMPAPPRPAPPVLDSMAADEFQLHPAAPAADTGSVPPADLRSEDLGHS, from the coding sequence GTGAGTGCTGCGACGACGCGAAGCCGTACCCCGCGTACCCCGCGTATCCCCGCCCCCGACCGCCTGTGTGTCGAGGCGGTAGAACTCGCCCGAGCGTCGGCCGAGGAGGCCGCCTTCCCCGGAGTGGTGGGAGAGCACGTCTCCGCCGTCGCGGAGGGCGACCGGGTCGTCACCCACTTCTTCGAGTGCAAGGAACCGGGCTACCGGGGCTGGCGCTGGGCCGTCACCGTGACCCGCGCCTCCCGCGCGAAGAACGTCACCCTCGACGAAACGGTGCTGCTGCCCGGCGACGACGCGCTCCTCGCCCCGGAGTGGGTGCCGTGGAGCGAGCGGCTGCGCCCCGGCGACATGGGTCCGGGCGACCTGCTGCCCACCGACGCCGAGGACCTGCGGCTGGAGCAGGGCTGGTCGGGCGAGGACGCCCCGCCGCCGAACTCGGTGGTTTCCACCGAGATGGCCGAACTGGTCGAGGCGGAGGACGCCGACGTCACCGACCGTACGGTGGTCCCGGTCCGCGGCTCCATCACCTCGGTCGCCGAGGAACTGGGCATGCGCCGGGCGCGCGTCCTGTCCCGGTACGGGCTGCACAGCGCGGCCGACCGCTGGGACGAGTCCTTCGGCGCGAAGACCCCGATGGCGCAGGCGGCGCCCGCCTCGTGCGTGTCGTGCGGGTTCCTCGTCGCGATCGGCGGCTCCCTCGGCCAGGCCTTCGGCGTCTGCGCGAACGAGTTCAGCCCGGCCGACGGCCGTCTGGTGTCGCTGTCCTACGGCTGCGGAGGCCACTCGGAGGCCGCGGTCATGCCGGCGCCGCCGAGGCCCGCGCCGCCGGTGCTCGACTCGATGGCCGCGGACGAATTCCAGCTGCACCCCGCCGCTCCGGCCGCGGACACGGGATCGGTGCCCCCTGCGGACCTCCGCTCCGAGGACCTGGGCCACTCCTGA
- a CDS encoding MFS transporter, producing MGHYGHVAPVRSSADGSGPAKRAGRALGRALHLPITGTARGIRRATHAHGAGESGLGKLIELHAINGAGDMMITVALASTVFFSVPTDEARGRVALYLGITMAPFILLAPVIGPLLDRLPHGRRASMAAAMLARALLAVLMSGAVATGGLELYPAALGVLVASKSYGVVRSAVVPRLLPPKFSLVKANSRVTLAGLLATGVAAPVGAGLQLIGPQWPLYGASAVFIWGTFAAFTLPHKVDEAKGERRARLSTHEAHSKRPGLRTVSRSVLCGLLANAAMRGLSGFLIFFLAFLLREHPLGGQSAAVSLGIVAVSAGVGNACGTAVGAWLRARAPEAIIAAVLSFTLGVAVLAAVFFSGLFMAVLAATAGFCQALAKLSLDAMIQRDVPEAVRTSAFARSETLLQVAWVLGGAIGIALPLNGVLGMSVAATVVALGTTMALRGLASAPRHHPGTPRPRVA from the coding sequence GTGGGGCACTATGGCCACGTGGCACCCGTACGGTCGTCCGCCGACGGCTCGGGACCGGCCAAGCGGGCCGGCCGGGCCCTGGGGCGTGCCCTGCACCTGCCGATCACCGGTACGGCACGCGGGATCCGGCGGGCCACGCACGCGCACGGGGCCGGTGAATCGGGCCTCGGCAAGCTGATCGAACTGCACGCCATCAACGGCGCCGGCGACATGATGATCACGGTGGCGCTGGCGTCGACGGTTTTCTTCTCCGTCCCCACGGACGAGGCCCGCGGCCGGGTGGCCCTGTACCTGGGCATCACGATGGCCCCCTTCATCCTGCTGGCCCCGGTGATCGGCCCGCTGCTGGACCGTCTGCCGCACGGACGCCGGGCCTCCATGGCGGCCGCGATGCTGGCCCGCGCGCTGCTGGCGGTGTTGATGTCGGGCGCGGTGGCCACGGGCGGGCTGGAGCTGTATCCGGCGGCGCTCGGTGTCCTCGTCGCGTCCAAGTCGTACGGGGTCGTGCGCAGCGCGGTGGTCCCGCGCCTGCTCCCGCCCAAGTTCTCACTCGTCAAGGCGAACTCCCGCGTCACGCTGGCCGGTCTGCTCGCCACGGGGGTGGCGGCGCCGGTGGGCGCCGGACTCCAGCTGATCGGGCCTCAGTGGCCGTTGTACGGGGCCAGCGCCGTCTTCATCTGGGGGACCTTCGCGGCCTTCACGCTGCCGCACAAGGTGGACGAGGCGAAGGGCGAGCGCCGGGCGCGGCTGTCGACGCACGAGGCGCACTCGAAGCGGCCGGGGCTGCGGACGGTGAGCCGTTCGGTGCTGTGCGGGCTCCTCGCGAACGCCGCCATGCGCGGGCTGTCCGGGTTCCTGATCTTCTTCCTGGCGTTCCTGCTGCGCGAGCACCCGCTGGGCGGGCAGAGCGCGGCGGTGTCGCTGGGCATCGTGGCCGTCTCGGCGGGCGTCGGCAACGCGTGCGGGACGGCGGTGGGCGCGTGGCTCCGGGCGCGGGCGCCGGAGGCGATCATCGCGGCCGTCCTGAGCTTCACCCTCGGGGTGGCGGTGCTGGCGGCGGTCTTCTTCAGCGGGCTGTTCATGGCCGTACTGGCCGCGACGGCGGGCTTCTGCCAGGCGCTCGCGAAGCTCTCGCTGGACGCGATGATCCAGCGGGACGTCCCGGAGGCCGTACGCACCTCCGCGTTCGCCCGCTCGGAGACGCTGCTGCAGGTGGCGTGGGTGCTGGGCGGTGCGATCGGCATCGCCCTGCCGCTGAACGGGGTGCTGGGCATGTCCGTGGCCGCCACTGTGGTCGCCCTGGGCACGACGATGGCCCTCCGCGGCCTGGCCTCGGCCCCCCGCCACCACCCGGGGACCCCCCGCCCCCGAGTCGCCTAA
- a CDS encoding DUF2771 domain-containing protein, producing MTAPLFSGRARRSVAALGAVSAGLLLLSACDKPTPLATVTVGTSSVSAESECHSAKEPLSIERVQECVTDLKDAKTIEYGRGDTLRLGVEPDVVEDGKRWSAILDGQPITEPSSNTYRSFPGADVFATGGQGEAPTSKKLAILQIAEDGKPLAVWSFNLKLK from the coding sequence ATGACCGCACCGCTTTTCTCGGGTAGGGCCCGCCGCAGCGTCGCGGCCCTCGGAGCCGTGTCCGCCGGCCTCCTCCTCCTCTCGGCCTGCGACAAGCCGACACCGCTGGCGACCGTGACGGTCGGCACCTCGTCGGTGTCCGCCGAATCCGAATGCCACTCCGCCAAGGAACCGCTCTCCATCGAGAGGGTCCAGGAGTGCGTCACCGACCTCAAGGACGCCAAGACCATCGAGTACGGCCGCGGCGACACCCTGCGCCTCGGCGTCGAGCCGGATGTCGTCGAGGACGGCAAGCGCTGGTCGGCGATCCTCGACGGCCAGCCGATCACCGAGCCGTCGTCGAACACCTACCGCAGCTTCCCCGGCGCGGACGTGTTCGCGACCGGCGGCCAGGGCGAGGCCCCGACCTCCAAGAAGCTGGCCATCCTGCAGATCGCCGAGGACGGCAAGCCGCTCGCCGTCTGGTCCTTCAACCTCAAGCTCAAGTAA
- a CDS encoding futalosine hydrolase, with the protein MRALVVTAVAAEADSVVTGLTPHPDTPGAEPRTLPGGYRTTRRDLPGIALDVLVGGVGPAAAAAGTATALALADYTLVVCAGIGGGFAPAAPVGSLVVADAIVAADLGAETPDGFLDVTALGFGHSVHLPPAELAARAAEATGALLAPVLTVSTVTGTADRAAALAARHPMAGAEAMEGFGVAEAAAAHGLPVLEIRAVSNAVGPRDRAAWRIGDALGALADGFRALGPVLANWGERHEQGHEHRHEHR; encoded by the coding sequence GTGCGCGCGCTCGTCGTGACCGCGGTGGCGGCGGAGGCAGACTCCGTCGTGACCGGTCTGACCCCTCATCCGGACACCCCCGGCGCTGAGCCGCGCACCCTCCCCGGTGGCTACCGCACGACCCGGCGGGACCTCCCCGGCATCGCCCTCGACGTGCTCGTCGGGGGCGTCGGGCCGGCCGCGGCCGCCGCCGGCACCGCCACCGCCCTGGCCCTCGCCGACTACACCCTCGTGGTCTGCGCGGGCATCGGCGGCGGGTTCGCTCCCGCCGCCCCCGTCGGCTCCCTCGTGGTCGCCGACGCGATCGTCGCCGCCGACCTGGGGGCCGAGACCCCCGACGGCTTCCTCGACGTCACCGCCCTCGGCTTCGGGCACAGCGTGCACCTGCCTCCCGCAGAGCTCGCCGCCCGCGCCGCCGAGGCGACGGGGGCGCTGCTCGCGCCCGTGCTGACCGTCTCCACCGTCACCGGCACCGCCGACCGGGCCGCCGCGCTCGCCGCCCGGCACCCGATGGCCGGCGCCGAGGCCATGGAGGGCTTCGGGGTCGCGGAGGCGGCCGCCGCGCACGGGCTGCCCGTACTGGAGATCCGCGCCGTGTCCAACGCCGTGGGCCCGCGTGACCGCGCCGCCTGGCGGATCGGGGACGCGCTCGGCGCGCTCGCCGACGGCTTCCGCGCGCTGGGCCCCGTACTCGCGAACTGGGGAGAACGCCATGAGCAAGGCCATGAGCACCGCCATGAGCACCGGTGA
- a CDS encoding 1,4-dihydroxy-6-naphthoate synthase, giving the protein MSKAMSTAMSTGEALRIAYSPCPNDTFVFDAWAHGRIPGAPALDVTFADIDITNGMAERGELDVLKVSYAVLPWVLEEYALLPCGGALGRGCGPLVLTREPGLDLTGKTVAVPSERSTAYLLFRLWAADVLPDGVGKVVVLPFNEIMPAVRDGRVDAGLVIHEARFTYQGYGLHCLADMGEHWESTTGLPIPLGAIIAKRSLGTDTLRALAESARTSVRMAWDDPEASRPYVRAHAQELDPAVADQHIGLYVNEFTAGLGEDGYAAVRGLLTRAAAEGLVPAIAPGALDFP; this is encoded by the coding sequence ATGAGCAAGGCCATGAGCACCGCCATGAGCACCGGTGAGGCTCTGAGGATCGCCTACTCGCCCTGCCCGAACGACACCTTCGTCTTCGACGCGTGGGCGCACGGCCGGATCCCGGGGGCGCCCGCCCTCGACGTCACCTTCGCCGACATCGACATCACCAACGGCATGGCCGAGCGCGGCGAGCTCGACGTGCTGAAGGTCTCGTACGCCGTCCTCCCGTGGGTGCTGGAGGAGTACGCGCTGCTCCCCTGCGGCGGGGCCCTGGGGCGCGGGTGCGGGCCGCTCGTGCTCACGAGGGAACCGGGCCTCGACCTCACCGGCAAGACGGTCGCCGTGCCCAGCGAGCGCTCCACCGCCTACCTGCTGTTCCGGCTCTGGGCGGCGGACGTGCTGCCCGACGGGGTCGGCAAGGTCGTCGTCCTGCCGTTCAACGAGATCATGCCCGCGGTCCGCGACGGCCGGGTGGACGCCGGGCTGGTCATCCACGAGGCCCGGTTCACCTATCAGGGCTACGGACTGCACTGCCTGGCCGACATGGGCGAGCACTGGGAGTCCACGACCGGCCTGCCGATCCCGCTCGGCGCGATCATCGCCAAGCGTTCGCTGGGCACGGACACCCTGCGGGCGCTGGCCGAATCCGCCCGTACGTCGGTCCGGATGGCCTGGGACGACCCGGAGGCCTCCCGCCCGTACGTACGCGCCCACGCGCAGGAGCTGGACCCGGCCGTCGCCGACCAGCACATCGGCCTGTACGTCAACGAGTTCACGGCCGGGCTCGGCGAGGACGGGTACGCGGCGGTGCGCGGGCTGCTGACCCGGGCCGCGGCCGAGGGTCTGGTACCGGCCATCGCCCCCGGCGCGCTCGACTTCCCGTAG
- a CDS encoding cold-shock protein, producing the protein MPTGKVKWFNSEKGFGFLSRDDGGDVFVHSSVLPAGVESLKPGQRVEFGVVAGQRGDQALSVTVLDPAPSVAAAQRRKPDELASIVQDLTTLLENITPMLERGRYPDKTHGGKIAGLLRAVADQLDV; encoded by the coding sequence TTGCCCACCGGCAAGGTCAAGTGGTTCAACAGTGAGAAGGGCTTCGGCTTCCTCTCCCGCGACGACGGCGGCGACGTCTTCGTCCACTCGTCGGTGCTCCCCGCCGGGGTCGAGTCCCTCAAGCCCGGGCAGCGCGTCGAGTTCGGCGTGGTCGCCGGCCAGCGCGGTGACCAGGCCCTTTCCGTGACGGTGCTGGATCCGGCGCCGTCCGTCGCGGCCGCGCAGCGGCGCAAGCCCGACGAGCTCGCCTCGATCGTGCAGGACCTCACGACGCTCCTGGAGAACATCACGCCGATGCTGGAGCGGGGCCGCTACCCCGACAAGACGCACGGCGGGAAGATCGCCGGACTGCTGCGCGCGGTGGCGGACCAGCTCGACGTCTGA
- a CDS encoding acyltransferase family protein, translated as MKPADDHIPFVQPAQDPAQDPRPRASSAPAPGARRSAPRLYVLDGLRLIAALGVLAFHWTASADAADAYGKAPSQFMPGISSVTSFGWLGVQLFFIISGFVICMSCWGRKPGDFFVSRVIRIYPGYWAAVLLTTAVLVLVPHLGRPGAREGVDIKMVLANLTMFETQLGFRRMDGVYWTLWAELQFYLLFAIVVTMGLTYRRVVAFCGIWATASILAPETNIPLLQTFAMPQEAPYFIAGVAMFLMYRFGPNLMLWGIVGFTWLVAISRIHTMKGIYDDAVQRPLSWAVIAVIITLCYVLIIAVALGFFDRIQWKWLTVAGALTYPLYLIHQEAGWTLIHWLRTLGTGTGAALAIALVVALVTAWLIHRLVERPVSGLMKRHLNKSLTAMRTASDRPDPK; from the coding sequence GTGAAGCCAGCAGACGACCACATACCGTTCGTGCAGCCCGCTCAGGACCCGGCGCAGGACCCGCGGCCGCGGGCGTCGTCCGCTCCGGCCCCCGGCGCCCGCAGGTCGGCACCCCGGCTGTACGTCCTCGACGGGCTGCGCCTGATCGCGGCCCTCGGCGTCCTCGCGTTCCACTGGACCGCTTCCGCGGACGCCGCGGACGCGTACGGCAAGGCCCCGTCCCAGTTCATGCCGGGCATCTCGTCGGTCACGTCGTTCGGCTGGCTCGGCGTGCAGCTGTTCTTCATCATCAGCGGCTTCGTGATCTGCATGAGCTGCTGGGGGCGCAAGCCCGGCGACTTCTTCGTCTCGCGGGTCATCCGCATCTACCCCGGCTACTGGGCGGCCGTCCTCCTGACGACGGCCGTGCTCGTGCTGGTGCCCCATCTGGGCCGGCCCGGCGCCCGGGAGGGCGTGGACATCAAGATGGTGCTGGCGAACCTCACGATGTTCGAGACCCAGCTGGGTTTCCGGCGGATGGACGGCGTCTACTGGACGCTCTGGGCGGAGCTGCAGTTCTACCTGCTCTTCGCGATCGTCGTGACGATGGGCCTGACCTACCGCCGGGTCGTCGCGTTCTGCGGGATCTGGGCCACCGCCTCGATCCTGGCGCCGGAGACGAACATCCCGCTCCTGCAGACGTTCGCGATGCCGCAGGAGGCCCCGTACTTCATCGCGGGCGTGGCGATGTTCCTGATGTACCGCTTCGGGCCGAACCTGATGCTGTGGGGGATCGTCGGATTCACCTGGCTCGTCGCGATCAGCCGCATCCACACGATGAAGGGGATCTACGACGACGCCGTGCAGCGGCCGCTCTCCTGGGCGGTCATCGCCGTCATCATCACCCTCTGCTACGTGCTGATCATCGCGGTGGCCCTCGGCTTCTTCGACCGGATCCAGTGGAAGTGGCTGACGGTCGCCGGAGCGCTGACCTACCCGCTCTACCTCATCCACCAGGAAGCCGGCTGGACCCTGATCCACTGGCTGCGCACCCTGGGCACCGGGACGGGCGCGGCCCTCGCCATCGCCCTGGTCGTGGCGCTCGTCACGGCCTGGCTGATCCACCGGCTCGTGGAACGTCCGGTCAGCGGCCTGATGAAGCGGCACCTGAACAAGTCCCTCACCGCCATGCGCACGGCCTCCGACCGGCCCGACCCGAAGTAG